The Malaclemys terrapin pileata isolate rMalTer1 chromosome 19, rMalTer1.hap1, whole genome shotgun sequence genome has a window encoding:
- the NOL9 gene encoding polynucleotide 5'-hydroxyl-kinase NOL9 isoform X2: MPRPPILRRFPPARRAQPPRKRLARGRRQGGPGSGAAARKWRERPGRDAWREYAASFVRSGLLQAPGPGGGGEAAPAARTLAAVEATEGAVVLVLPHGQKLTFAGKCRLTCLYGAVQVFGFTITQDQPSYDLFSPQTHCALTIEAVSYETLEQSKKEMRISARAMLRAHHVPRDARIKLMKNFAPLCSVVLLDGLDTSVTRFILNHPEFSHIFRVKRQSGSCFTPEDAVLASTGIGKRDPESGLLLSESSVSAIEELIQACCEEDDGCPVILVCGPKSIGKSTFNRYLINLLLNHLPCVEYLECDLGQTEFTPPGCVSLINVSEPCLGPPFTHQRMPRKMVYYGETSCDQDTERYIDTVKYVFNSYKKEVPLVINTMGWVKGVGLLLLIDIIRLLAPSHIVQISVEDFKDMPRFTPEYINLAAGLHTKGKLQGKCKSMDVSGMEDWKQYEGESDFQTSTTGHKLLCVQPKFPGAGNAGEARVHSSILRDMAMLGYLGQLQPLETRSVRPLHSLVPYQVPFNAVALRVIHTDVAPTHILYSVNASWVGLCRILDEVRCPTDGPVLLTQTPVCDCLGFGIIRGVDMERKLYHILTPVPPENLRLVNSLLLGTITIPDCVFTNQGTEGEIPYVTSEYNYDISGAGKLKMKKHLKRREHSRS, from the exons ATGCCCAGGCCGCCTATTCTCCGCCGCTTCCCCCCGGCCCGCCGGGCGCAGCCCCCGCGGAAGCGCCTGGCCCGCGGCCGCCGGCAGGGAGGCCCCGGCTCGGGCGCTGCGGCCCGGAAGTGGCGGGAGCGGCCCGGCCGGGACGCGTGGCGGGAATACGCCGCCTCCTTCGTGCGCTCGGGGCTGCTGCAGGCGCCGGGcccggggggcggcggggagGCGGCCCCGGCAGCGCGCACCCTCGCCGCGGTGGAGGCCACGGAGGGCGCCGTGGTGCTGGTCTTGCCGCACGGCCAG AAGCTGACCTTCGCTGGGAAATGTCGCCTGACCTGCCTCTATGGTGCAGTCCAAGTGTTTGGATTTACCATCACTCAGGATCAGCCTTCCTACGACCTCTTCTCCCCTCAGACCCACTGTGCCCTGACCATCGAAGCAGTGTCCTACGAGACGCTGGAGCAATCCAAGAAGGAGATGAGGATATCAGCCAGGGCGATGCTCAGAGCCCATCATGTGCCACGTG ATGCTAGAATAAAACTGATGAAAAATTTTGCCCCTTTATGTTCTGTGGTGCTGTTGGATGGTCTGGATACTTCGGTTACAAGATTCATTCTTAATCACCCAGAGTTCTCCCATATCTTCAGAGTAAAG AGACAAAGTGGTTCTTGCTTCACACCAGAAGATGCAGTTCTAGCTTCTACTGGTATTGGGAAACGTGATCCTGAAAGTGGCCTGCTTTTGTCGGAGAGTTCAGTTTCAGCAATTGAAGAGTTAATACAAGCGTGTTGTG AGGAAGATGATGGTTGTCCTGTCATTCTGGTGTGTGGCCCAAAAAGTATTGGAAAATCAACTTTTAACAGATATCTCATTAACCTGTTGCTGAATCA CCTTCCTTGTGTTGAATATTTGGAATGTGATCTGGGACAGACGGAGTTTACACCACCTGGATGTGTCTCCTTAATTAATGTGTCAGAGCCATGTCTTG GTCCACCATTCACTCATCAGCGAATGCCCCGTAAAATGGTGTACTATGGAGAAACTAGTTGTGATCAGGATACAGAAAGATATATCGACACAGTGAAGTATGTGTTTAACTCCTACAAGAAAGAAGTGCCTTTGGTCATCAATACAATGGGATGGGTGAAAG GTGTTGGATTGCTGCTTCTGATAGATATCATTCGACTGCTGGCACCCAGTCACATTGTTCAGATCAGTGTGGAAGACTTTAAGGATATGCCTCGCTTTACCCCAGAATATATTAATCTTGCTGCTGGCCTACATACAAAAGGCAAACTACAGGGCAAGTGTAAGAGCATGGATGTGAGTGGAATGGAGGATTGGAAGCAGTATGAAGGAGAAAGCGACTTTCAAACATCGACTACAGGACATAAATTGCTGTGCGTACAACCAAAAttccctggagcagggaatgCTGGTGAAGC ACGGGTCCATAGCAGTATCCTCCGGGATATGGCAATGTTAGGTTACCTTGGCCAGCTTCAGCCTCTGGAAACAAGATCAGTACGTCCTTTACACAGTCTGGTTCCCTATCAG GTACCTTTCAATGCTGTTGCGCTCAGGGTTATTCACACTGATGTTGCTCCTACACACATCCTGTATTCAGTAAATGCCAGCTGGGTCGGTCTCTGCAGGATATTGGATGAGGTCAGATGTCCGACTGATGGGCCAGTCTTGCTTACGCAGACACCAGTCTGTGATTGCTTGGGCTTCG gaattATCCGAGGGGTTGACATGGAGAGGAAGCTTTACCATATTCTGACTCCAGTACCTCCAGAAAACTTAAGACTTGTAAACAGTCTGCTGCTGGGAACTATCACCATTCCAGATTGTGTCTTTACAAACCAG GGAACTGAAGGGGAGATCCCCTATGTGACATCTGAATACAATTATGACATTTCGGGAGCTGGGAAGTTGAAAATGAAGAAGCAC
- the NOL9 gene encoding polynucleotide 5'-hydroxyl-kinase NOL9 isoform X1: MPRPPILRRFPPARRAQPPRKRLARGRRQGGPGSGAAARKWRERPGRDAWREYAASFVRSGLLQAPGPGGGGEAAPAARTLAAVEATEGAVVLVLPHGQKLTFAGKCRLTCLYGAVQVFGFTITQDQPSYDLFSPQTHCALTIEAVSYETLEQSKKEMRISARAMLRAHHVPRDARIKLMKNFAPLCSVVLLDGLDTSVTRFILNHPEFSHIFRVKRQSGSCFTPEDAVLASTGIGKRDPESGLLLSESSVSAIEELIQACCEEDDGCPVILVCGPKSIGKSTFNRYLINLLLNHLPCVEYLECDLGQTEFTPPGCVSLINVSEPCLGPPFTHQRMPRKMVYYGETSCDQDTERYIDTVKYVFNSYKKEVPLVINTMGWVKGVGLLLLIDIIRLLAPSHIVQISVEDFKDMPRFTPEYINLAAGLHTKGKLQGKCKSMDVSGMEDWKQYEGESDFQTSTTGHKLLCVQPKFPGAGNAGEARVHSSILRDMAMLGYLGQLQPLETRSVRPLHSLVPYQVPFNAVALRVIHTDVAPTHILYSVNASWVGLCRILDEVRCPTDGPVLLTQTPVCDCLGFGIIRGVDMERKLYHILTPVPPENLRLVNSLLLGTITIPDCVFTNQQGTEGEIPYVTSEYNYDISGAGKLKMKKHLKRREHSRS; the protein is encoded by the exons ATGCCCAGGCCGCCTATTCTCCGCCGCTTCCCCCCGGCCCGCCGGGCGCAGCCCCCGCGGAAGCGCCTGGCCCGCGGCCGCCGGCAGGGAGGCCCCGGCTCGGGCGCTGCGGCCCGGAAGTGGCGGGAGCGGCCCGGCCGGGACGCGTGGCGGGAATACGCCGCCTCCTTCGTGCGCTCGGGGCTGCTGCAGGCGCCGGGcccggggggcggcggggagGCGGCCCCGGCAGCGCGCACCCTCGCCGCGGTGGAGGCCACGGAGGGCGCCGTGGTGCTGGTCTTGCCGCACGGCCAG AAGCTGACCTTCGCTGGGAAATGTCGCCTGACCTGCCTCTATGGTGCAGTCCAAGTGTTTGGATTTACCATCACTCAGGATCAGCCTTCCTACGACCTCTTCTCCCCTCAGACCCACTGTGCCCTGACCATCGAAGCAGTGTCCTACGAGACGCTGGAGCAATCCAAGAAGGAGATGAGGATATCAGCCAGGGCGATGCTCAGAGCCCATCATGTGCCACGTG ATGCTAGAATAAAACTGATGAAAAATTTTGCCCCTTTATGTTCTGTGGTGCTGTTGGATGGTCTGGATACTTCGGTTACAAGATTCATTCTTAATCACCCAGAGTTCTCCCATATCTTCAGAGTAAAG AGACAAAGTGGTTCTTGCTTCACACCAGAAGATGCAGTTCTAGCTTCTACTGGTATTGGGAAACGTGATCCTGAAAGTGGCCTGCTTTTGTCGGAGAGTTCAGTTTCAGCAATTGAAGAGTTAATACAAGCGTGTTGTG AGGAAGATGATGGTTGTCCTGTCATTCTGGTGTGTGGCCCAAAAAGTATTGGAAAATCAACTTTTAACAGATATCTCATTAACCTGTTGCTGAATCA CCTTCCTTGTGTTGAATATTTGGAATGTGATCTGGGACAGACGGAGTTTACACCACCTGGATGTGTCTCCTTAATTAATGTGTCAGAGCCATGTCTTG GTCCACCATTCACTCATCAGCGAATGCCCCGTAAAATGGTGTACTATGGAGAAACTAGTTGTGATCAGGATACAGAAAGATATATCGACACAGTGAAGTATGTGTTTAACTCCTACAAGAAAGAAGTGCCTTTGGTCATCAATACAATGGGATGGGTGAAAG GTGTTGGATTGCTGCTTCTGATAGATATCATTCGACTGCTGGCACCCAGTCACATTGTTCAGATCAGTGTGGAAGACTTTAAGGATATGCCTCGCTTTACCCCAGAATATATTAATCTTGCTGCTGGCCTACATACAAAAGGCAAACTACAGGGCAAGTGTAAGAGCATGGATGTGAGTGGAATGGAGGATTGGAAGCAGTATGAAGGAGAAAGCGACTTTCAAACATCGACTACAGGACATAAATTGCTGTGCGTACAACCAAAAttccctggagcagggaatgCTGGTGAAGC ACGGGTCCATAGCAGTATCCTCCGGGATATGGCAATGTTAGGTTACCTTGGCCAGCTTCAGCCTCTGGAAACAAGATCAGTACGTCCTTTACACAGTCTGGTTCCCTATCAG GTACCTTTCAATGCTGTTGCGCTCAGGGTTATTCACACTGATGTTGCTCCTACACACATCCTGTATTCAGTAAATGCCAGCTGGGTCGGTCTCTGCAGGATATTGGATGAGGTCAGATGTCCGACTGATGGGCCAGTCTTGCTTACGCAGACACCAGTCTGTGATTGCTTGGGCTTCG gaattATCCGAGGGGTTGACATGGAGAGGAAGCTTTACCATATTCTGACTCCAGTACCTCCAGAAAACTTAAGACTTGTAAACAGTCTGCTGCTGGGAACTATCACCATTCCAGATTGTGTCTTTACAAACCAG CAGGGAACTGAAGGGGAGATCCCCTATGTGACATCTGAATACAATTATGACATTTCGGGAGCTGGGAAGTTGAAAATGAAGAAGCAC